One genomic segment of Luteitalea sp. includes these proteins:
- a CDS encoding addiction module toxin, HicA family, which produces MSQWPSTQAPRVLRALEKIGWSMKRQSGSHRVLARPGWPDYVWAFHDKVELGPTMLSRIAKHTGLTPADL; this is translated from the coding sequence GTGAGTCAGTGGCCGAGCACACAGGCGCCTCGCGTCCTGCGTGCGCTCGAGAAGATCGGCTGGTCGATGAAGCGTCAAAGCGGCTCACACCGGGTCCTCGCGCGTCCCGGATGGCCGGATTACGTGTGGGCCTTTCACGATAAGGTAGAACTTGGCCCGACGATGCTGTCGCGCATCGCCAAGCACACGGGACTGACCCCCGCTGATTTGTAG
- a CDS encoding arginyltransferase encodes MSDILVWDGLEPCPYLLDRKARMPLRLPSRRLTPPEVDARLATGERRLGALWYRTACPTCAACVPLRLDVRRFTPSRWGRRVLRRGDARFHVRTGRPSVDAPRLALHNKHLIERGLADGRAQTIGADTYRRHFVTTTCDTLELSYEVDGRLAMVAITDRGQESLSAVYCYYDTGLAQLSPGSYSILKQWQLCRQWELRYLYLGFYIADSPRMRYKARFVPHERLIDGVWQPFPTQ; translated from the coding sequence GTGTCTGACATCCTCGTGTGGGACGGGCTCGAACCTTGCCCGTACTTGCTCGATCGCAAGGCGCGGATGCCGTTGCGCCTGCCGTCCCGCCGGTTGACCCCGCCCGAGGTAGACGCGCGGCTCGCGACTGGCGAGCGGCGGCTGGGCGCGTTGTGGTACCGGACGGCGTGTCCCACGTGCGCTGCGTGCGTCCCGCTGCGCCTCGACGTCCGTCGGTTCACGCCGTCGCGGTGGGGACGTCGCGTGCTGCGGCGTGGTGACGCCAGATTCCACGTGCGCACCGGCCGGCCGTCGGTCGACGCGCCGCGATTGGCGCTCCACAACAAGCACCTCATCGAACGCGGCCTTGCCGACGGTCGCGCGCAGACCATCGGTGCCGATACCTACCGTCGCCATTTCGTGACGACGACGTGCGACACGCTGGAGCTGAGTTACGAGGTCGATGGTCGGCTGGCCATGGTGGCGATTACCGATCGCGGCCAGGAGTCGCTTTCGGCAGTCTACTGCTACTACGATACCGGCCTTGCGCAACTCAGCCCTGGCAGCTACTCGATTTTGAAGCAGTGGCAGCTCTGTCGTCAGTGGGAGCTCCGCTACCTCTATTTGGGCTTTTACATCGCTGATTCACCGCGTATGCGCTACAAGGCCCGCTTCGTCCCGCACGAGCGCCTGATTGACGGCGTGTGGCAGCCGTTCCCGACGCAGTAG
- a CDS encoding radical SAM protein produces the protein MSGARRRSVVRLWRRASRFVRGARLVAYGLVDTDHPLLAQMVVTRRCNLDCTYCNEFDKVSAPVPLVAILRRLDKLAAFGTAAVACTGGEPLLHPDLDALLRGMRERGMTSALLTNGYLLSPKRIEALNQAGLDYLQISIDNVAPDAVSKKSLRLLDRKLEWLAEHALFDVHINSVLGAGVPQPEDAYAITQRARALGFSTSVGIIHDGSGHLKPLAPKEREVYDAIARDARDMPGYFKNLYSGLRRHERNLVEGRPNRWRCRAGARYLYICEDGLVHYCSQQRGAPGIPLEAYAVSDIRREFLAPKSCAPYCTIGCVHRVSVMDFWRAPQDPPQAH, from the coding sequence ATGTCCGGCGCGCGGAGGAGATCCGTGGTTCGGCTGTGGCGGAGGGCCAGCCGCTTCGTTCGCGGCGCTCGGCTGGTTGCGTACGGGCTCGTCGACACCGATCACCCGCTGCTCGCCCAGATGGTCGTGACGCGGCGCTGCAATCTCGACTGTACCTACTGTAACGAGTTCGACAAGGTTTCGGCGCCGGTGCCACTCGTGGCGATCCTCCGGCGGCTCGACAAGCTCGCCGCGTTCGGCACGGCCGCGGTGGCATGCACGGGCGGAGAGCCGCTCCTCCATCCCGATCTCGATGCGCTCCTTCGAGGAATGCGCGAGCGAGGGATGACCTCGGCACTGCTCACCAACGGGTACTTGCTGTCGCCCAAGCGCATCGAGGCACTCAACCAGGCGGGCCTCGACTACCTCCAGATCAGCATCGACAATGTCGCGCCGGACGCAGTCTCCAAGAAGAGCCTGCGTCTGCTCGACCGCAAGCTCGAGTGGCTCGCGGAGCATGCCCTGTTCGACGTGCACATCAACTCGGTGCTCGGCGCCGGCGTCCCGCAGCCGGAGGACGCTTATGCGATCACGCAGCGGGCACGCGCCCTTGGGTTCTCCACGTCGGTGGGCATCATTCATGATGGCAGCGGGCACCTCAAGCCTCTCGCGCCCAAGGAGCGGGAGGTCTACGACGCCATCGCGCGCGACGCGCGCGACATGCCGGGCTATTTCAAGAACCTCTATTCGGGGTTGCGGCGGCACGAGCGGAACCTCGTCGAGGGGCGTCCCAATCGGTGGCGCTGTCGCGCAGGCGCGCGGTATCTCTATATTTGCGAGGACGGCCTCGTGCACTACTGCTCGCAGCAGCGCGGCGCGCCAGGGATCCCGCTGGAGGCGTATGCCGTGTCCGACATCCGGCGTGAGTTCCTTGCGCCGAAGTCCTGCGCGCCGTACTGCACCATCGGCTGCGTGCACCGCGTCTCCGTCATGGACTTCTGGCGCGCGCCGCAGGACCCGCCCCAGGCCCATTGA
- a CDS encoding type II toxin-antitoxin system HicB family antitoxin → MLVLHLEVDREEDGRWLAEVIDLPGVLCYGETEDDARRQAIALTFRVLADRAEHGELEESSLHQLSLVTA, encoded by the coding sequence ATGCTCGTGCTACACCTTGAGGTTGACCGCGAAGAGGATGGCCGCTGGCTGGCCGAAGTGATCGATCTGCCCGGCGTGCTCTGCTATGGCGAGACCGAAGATGACGCGCGCCGCCAGGCTATTGCGCTCACGTTCCGGGTGCTTGCTGACCGCGCCGAGCATGGCGAGCTCGAAGAATCATCCCTCCATCAGCTCTCCCTGGTTACCGCGTGA